The DNA sequence GGTAGACGGCGACCCGGTCGCCGGCCTGTACGCCCAGCTCGGTCAGGGCGTTCGCGGCCTTGGAGACCTCGTCCTTGAGCTCGGCGTAGGTGATCGAGCGGCTGTCGCCGGGCTCGCCCTCGAAGTGGATGGCGACGCGGTCGCCGTTGCCGGCCTCGACGTGGCGGTCCACGCAGTTGTACGCGACGTTCAGCTTGCCGTCCGCGAACCACTTCGCGAAGGGCGGGTTGCTCCAGTCGAGCGTTTCGGTGGGCTCGGTGTCCCAGCTCAGCCGCCGCGCCTGCTCGGCCCAGAAGCCCAGCCGGTCCGCGTCGGCCTGTGCGTACGCAGCCTGAGTCACATTGGCGGCGGCGGCCAGATCGGCGGGCGGTGCGAACCGCCGCTCCTCCTTGAGCAGATTGGCCAGGCTTTCATTGCTCACGACGCATCTCCCTTTCCCAGGGTGTCCGTTGTGTCCCCGGTTGTGTCCCCGGGCATAGCTCATCAGTCAATGGCCCGGGTGACAAGAGGTTGCAGGGAATTGGTGTAGACCTATTACCCGGCCGGGCCCACGCACGAGTGGCCCCCGCCCGCTGCGAGGTGCGGGAAGGGGCCACTCAGTGGCACGGATACGGGAGGGTATCGGTTCAAAGCTCCCGCTCGAAGGGGTTCTACCCGTTCAGCTGTTCAGCCTGTTGGCCGTTCAGTCGGTTGGCCGGGGGTCGGGGGCTGGGGCCGGTTGGCCGTTCAGCCGCGCAGCGCGCCCGTGCCGACGGTGTCGAAGACCCGGCAGTCGAAGAAGTCCTCTCCCTCCGACAGCAGGTACGCCTGCGCCTCGCCGACGTGGAAGTACATCCCGTGCAGCTCCAGCGTGCCCTCGGCGAGCCGCCGGGCCACCGATTCGTGGGCCCTCAGGTGCTCCAGCTGTTGCACCACATTGGTCAGGCACAGCTGCTCCACGGCGTCGGCCGGCAGCCTCCCGGAGATCCGCGCCCAGGCGTGATGGCGGCTGGCCATCCGCTCCAGGCTCGGCAGCCCGTGCCGCAGCCACCGCCGCAGCGGGGTCATCGGTACCCCGGGCGCGGAGCTGAGCAGCGCCTGCATGGCCCCGCACCCCGAATGCCCGCAGACCGTGATGCTGTCCACCTGGAGGACGTCCACGGCGTACTCGATGGCCGCCGCGACCGAATCGTCCGTGGACTCGGCCCCCGGGAGCGGGACGAGATTGCCGACGTTGCGCACCGTGAACAGGTCCCCGGGGCCGCTGGCCGTGATCATGCTCGTCACCAGGCGGGAGTCCGCACAGGTGAGGAAGAGCTGTGAGGGCCGCTGTCCCTCGCGGGCCAGCCGGGCCAGCTCCTCGCGGACGTGCGGTGCCGTGTCCCGCTGGAAGGCGCTGATCCCGTTGGCCAGTTGACCGGCGCCGCGCCCGCGTGCCGCCACCGGCGCGGTGGCCGCGAGGGGCAGGGAGAGCGCGGCCGTGCTCGCGTCGGCCTCCGGGGCCGTACGGGAATCCGTGGCGCGGTGGTCGCAGTGGTTCTGCCACGGCGTCCAGGGACGGCAGCACTGGTGGTCCCCGCGCTGCGCACCCCGGTGGGCCCGCTCCGCGAGCCGGACCCACTCGGCCCGCGTCGGCTGGTCCGGCTGGTCCGACTGGTCGGATCCGGAGATCCTGGTCCCGGGCCGGCCGGTGACCTCCAGTGAGCCCCCGTGCGCCAGGTGGGAGTCCCGCCAGTCCTGGAGGGTCTCGTAGGCGGCGTGGTCCATGAACGAGCCGTCCAGTTCGATGACGGCGTGCCCGTTGCCCGGGATCTGGTTCAGGACCCGGCTCAGCCGCGGTACGGCGAGGAAGGTCAACTGCCCCCGCGCCCACACCCGGTGGACACCGCTGTCGAGGCGCTCGATGGTGATCCGGGTCCGGGCCAGGCGGTGCAGGGCCAGGGCGACGGCCATCGCGATGCCGATGGCGACGCCCTCCAGGACTCCGCCGAGCACCACGGCCACGATGGTCGTGGCGTAGACGAGGAACTCGCGGTGCCGGGTGACGGTGCGCAGGTGCGTGGCGCTCACCATCTGCACGCCGACCGCCATCACCAGTGCGGCGAGCGCGGCGAGCGGGATCAGGTCGAGGACCGGTACGAGCAGTCCGGCGGCGAGTAGGACCCAGAAGCCGTGCAGCATGGACGATCTCCGGCTCACGGCACCGGACTTGACGTTGGCCACGCTGCGGACCGCGACGCCCGTGATGGGCAGCCCGCCCAGGGCGCCCGAGACGATGTTCGCCGCGCCCTGGCCGCGCAGCTCGCGGTTGAGGTCGGCCCGGGCGGGGCGCTTGCCCGTGGTCCGCTCGGAGGCGATCAGCTTGTCGGTGGCCACCGCCGAGAGCAGTGACTCCACACTGCCGACCAGGGTGATGGTCAGCACCGCGGCGATGACGCCGAGCACCGGACCCTCGGGCAGCTCGGGCAGTGCGTGGCTGCGCCAGGACGGCAGGTCCACGCGGGGCAGGGAGAGCTCGGCGAGGGCCGCGAAGGCCGTAGCGGTGGCGACGGCGGCGAGTGCGGCCGGCACCTTGCGCAGGGCCTGGCCGACCCGGCCGGGCAGCCGGGGCCAGCCGAGCAGCACGACCAGCGTGAGCACGCTGATCCCGAGCGCGACGGGGTGCAGGTCGGCCAACTGGGCGGGCAGCCCCTGGACATTGGCGACGGCGGAGCTCTGTGGGGTGCCGCCGAGCACGATGTGCAGTTGCGCCAGGGCGATCGTCACGCCGATGCCCGCGAGCATGCCGTGGACGATGGCCGGGCTGACCATCAGCGCGGACCGGGCGGTCCGCAGTGCGGCGAGGCCCAGCTGGCAGCAGCCCGCGAGGACCGTGATGGCACAGGTGGTGCGCCAGCCGTAGTGCTGGATCAACTCGGCGGTGACGACGGTGAGTCCGGCCGCGGGGCCACTCACCTGGAGGGGTGCTCCGCCGAGCCGTCCGGCCACGATCCCGCCGACCGCCGCGGCGACGAGCCCCGCCTGGAGCGGGGCTCCGGTGGCCAGGGCGATGCCGAGGGAGAGCGGCAGGGCGATCAGGAAGACGGCGATGGAGGCGGAGAGGTCGACGGAGAGGTCGCAGGAGGAGGCCCGCCCGGAGGGCGGAGGGGAGGTGGTGGTGGGGGTGCTCGTCATAGGTCCCGTCTCCTCGGGGGAGGGGTGAAGCGGCGGGATTATCAACACTCGGTAAACGAACGGTAATGGAGAGTAAAGACCAGTGGTAGGTAATACGGGCAAATGGCCTAGGAATTAGCGCGCACGAGTGAATAGGCATTTAGTACGGCTTGTCACACCTTCCTTAAAACGGACCGCATGGGACGTTGCGGCGCGGAAGTCCTGCGACGGAACTGCGAGGGAAGAGGTGCGGCGGATGACTGCCACCACGAAGAGGCCCGCCACGGAGAAGGCCGCCAAGAAGAGGATCGCCGGCGGCCTCGTCGCCACGGCGCTGGTCCTGGGAGTGGCCGGGTGCAGCACCTCGGAGCCCGCCGGCCGTCCGGCCCCGGGAGGTCAGGCGGCCAAGAAGGGCGCGCTCGCGCCGGAAGGCCCGGCTCCGGGCAGCGTGAAGCGGCTCATCGGGGACGGCTCGACCTCGTACACGGGCCTGCAGCCGAACGTACGGAAGGCGGAGAAGCTGAAGCCCGGCGAAAAGCCGCCGCAGTTCGTCGTCTATTCGTGGGACGGGGCGGGAGAGGACAGCCAGAAGCTCTTCTCGCATTTCCGTGAGGTGGGCAAGAAGTACAACGCCCGTATGACGTACTTCCTCAGCGGCGTGTACATGCTCCCGGAGGAGAAGCGTTCCCTCTACACCGCACCCCAGCACTCCGCGGGCCGCTCCGACATCGGCTTCGGCGACCCCCAGGGCATCAAGGACACCGCTCTCCAGGTGCGCGAGGCCTGGCTGGAGGGCAACGAGATCGGCACCCACTTCAACGGCCACTTCTGCGGACCCGAGGGCGGCGTCGGGACCTGGTCCGTGGACGAGTGGAAGAGCGAGATCAACCAGGCCAAGTCCTTCGTCAAGAACTGGAAGACGAACTCGCCGGCCCTCAAGGGCATGGAGGCGCTCCCGTTCGACTACGACAAGGAGATGATCGGGGCCCGCACCCCCTGCCTCGAGGGCCAGAAGAACTTCATGCTGGCGGCGAAGGAGATGGGCGGCTTCCGCTACGACTCCAGCGGCATCAGCAAGCAGATCTGGCCGAAGAAGACGGACGGCCTCTGGGACATCCCGCTCCAGCTGGTCCCCATGCCGGGCCGCGCCTTCGAAACGCTCAGCATGGACTACAACTACCTGGTCAACCAGTCCGGTACGACCACGCAGGGCGATCCCTCCCAGCACGCCTACTGGGGTGAGCAGATGCGCGACGGCCTGGTCAAGGCCTTCGAGCGGACCTACCAGGGCAACCGTGCGCCGCTGATCATCGGCAACCACTTCGAATCCTGGAACGGCGGCACCTACATGCGTGCCGTCGAGGACTCCATCAAGACCATGTGCACGCAGAAGGAGGTCCGCTGCGTGCCCTTCCGGGAGCTGGTGGACTGGCTGGACGCCCAGGACCCGAAGGCCCTGGAGTGGATGCGCACCCTCGACGTCGGCGAGGCGCCGAAGGCGGGCTGGAACACCTTCCTGACGGCGGGGCCGCCGGCCAAGCCGGCCGCCCCCGCCGGGGTCAAGCCGGCTGCGGAGCCGGCAGAAGCGAGTCAGAACGAGGAGTGAGCAGCTCCCGTAGGACGAAACCGGGGTCGACCTGATCCGCCAGGTCGACCCCGGTCTTCGCGTTGCCCCAGCTCTCCGCGTTGCGCAGGTGGAAGTGGACCATCTGCTCGGTGTACCGCTCCCAGTCGCGGTGCGCGTAGGAGTCGTCCGCGGCGTCCTGGAGCGCCTGCAGGGCCAGCCGGTTGGTGGCCTCCAGCAGCTCGAAGGCGGCCGGGCGGCCCTTCTCCATCGCCCGTACCCAGTCCGACTGCCCGACGGTGACCAGCAGGTCCTCACCGGCCTCGTCCTGGAGGAACTCGATGTCCTCCGGACCCTGCACCTTGTTGCCGACGACCTTGAGCGTGATCCCGAAGTCCCGCGCGTACTCCTTGTACTGGCGGTAGACGGAGACGCCCTTGCGGGTCGGTTCGGCGACCAGGAAGGTCACGTCGAAGCGGGTGAACATGCCGGAGGCGAAGGAGTCCGAACCGGCCGTCATGTCGACGACGACGTACTCGTCCGGGCCGTCGGCGAGGTGGTTGAGGCAGAGCTCGACCGCGCCGACCTTGGAGTGGTAGCAGGCCACGCCCAGGTCGGACTCGGTGAACGGCCCCGTCGCCATCAGCCGTACGGGCTCGCCGTCCAGGGTGAGGGTGCGCGCGCAGGCGTCGTAGACGGGGTTGTCCTCGTCGACCCGCAGCAGCCGGGAGCCGGTACCTGGCGGAGTCGTCTTGATCATGGTGTCGGCGGAGGCGATGCGCGGGTTGGATCCCCGCAGGTAGTCCTTGATGAGGGGCAGGTGCGCGCCCAGCGCGGGCAGTGAGGCCGCATCGTCCTCGCTGAGTCCGAGCGCGGTGCCCAGGTGCTGGTTGATGTCGGCGTCCACCGCGACGACACGGGCTTCATTGGAGGCGAGGTGGCGGATGAAAAGGGAGGACAGCGTGGTCTTGCCGCTGCCGCCCTTCCCCACGAAAGCGATCTTCATGTTCACGAAGGGTAGTGGGTCGGTGGCTTTGTGTTGTATGCCTGAGTGAAGAAGACCACTCCAAGGAGGGGTCGGTGCTATGGGGGAGCAGTGCGTAGGCTCCTTACTTATGAGTAGCGCCTCTGCTTCAGCCGCCTCTTCGGCCTCTTCCGCTTCCTCCGCCTCGGGCTCTTCCTCCGCCTCGGCCTCTTCCGGAGCCGCCGCCGACCCGCTCGCGCCGCTGGCCGGTCTGCCGGGCGTCGCCGAGTCCGTGGATTCCGTACGCAAGGCCGTGGACCGGGTCTACGGCCACCGCGTCATGCGCCGCCGCGCCGGGGCGATCACCTCGGAGGCCGCGCTGCGCGGGGCCCGCGGGAGCGCGGCGCTGTCCGGGGCCGACTGGGCGCTGGAGGAGGTCCGCCGCCGGAGCGACTTCGGCTCGGAGCCCGAGGCGCGCACGGTGGGTGCCGCTCTGCGCCTGACGGCGGAGGCGGGCCAGCTGCTGAGCATCTGGCGCCAGTCGCCGCTACGGGTCCTGGCGCGGCTCCACTTGGTGGCCTCGGGCTCCACGGCCGACGGCGACATGGTCGGCAGGCCCCGCCTGGCCGGTGAGCCGGTGGACGAGCCCCTGATCGACCTGCCCCTGCCCGACGCCCAGGAGGTGGCGGGTCGGCTGGACGGGCTCTCCCGCCTGATCATCGCGGGCGGCTCCGCTCCGGCGCTGATCACGGCGGCGGTGGTGCACGGCGAGCTGCTCGCGCTGCGTCCGTTCGGTTCGTACAACGGCCTGGTGGCGCGGACGGCGGAGCGGATCGTGCTGATCAACAGCGGCCTGGACCCGAAGGCGATCTGTCCGGCGGAGGTCGGTCACGCGGAACAGGGCAGGGAGGCCTATGCGGAGGCCTTCAAGGGCTACGTCTCGGGGACGGCGGAGGGGATGTCGGCCTGGATCGCGCACTGCGGCCGGGCGATCGAGCTCGGGGTCCGCGAGTCGACGGCGGTCTGCGAGGCGCTCCAGCGCGGCGCGGCCTGACGGGGCCGGTCGGGGGTCGCACGGGGCTTGGCGCGGCCTGACGGGGCCGGGCGGGGCCTCACGGGGCTTGGCGGGGCGGCCTCACGGGGCCGGGCGGGGCCTCACGGGCCGGCCGGGAGTCGATGGGGCCTGGCAGGCCCCGGACATGGGTTGCGGCGACACCGTACTGCTCTGGTGTCGCCGCTGGCACTTACGCCCAGTTACCAAGCGTCCTCGATGATTGCCCATCAGGTCGGGATCTTTGCCCGTTCCCTGGTGCGGCTGGCCCGTAATCGACGGGTCGACGTCGCGTGGGTGCTCGGCGTTCATGCTTCGGTCCGTGGGCCTTACTGCGTTTTAAAGATGATCCTCTCGGATGTTCTTTGGTCTCGCGGGCCGTTGCTTCATTTGTACTCCGCTTCCGAGTGGAGCGAAACCCCTGGCCGCATTTCTTTGCTTTCCGGTGTGATTCCGGATGTATCGGACACCCGGTGTTCGTGCAGGTCAGCG is a window from the Streptomyces sp. NBC_01244 genome containing:
- a CDS encoding SulP family inorganic anion transporter, with translation MTSTPTTTSPPPSGRASSCDLSVDLSASIAVFLIALPLSLGIALATGAPLQAGLVAAAVGGIVAGRLGGAPLQVSGPAAGLTVVTAELIQHYGWRTTCAITVLAGCCQLGLAALRTARSALMVSPAIVHGMLAGIGVTIALAQLHIVLGGTPQSSAVANVQGLPAQLADLHPVALGISVLTLVVLLGWPRLPGRVGQALRKVPAALAAVATATAFAALAELSLPRVDLPSWRSHALPELPEGPVLGVIAAVLTITLVGSVESLLSAVATDKLIASERTTGKRPARADLNRELRGQGAANIVSGALGGLPITGVAVRSVANVKSGAVSRRSSMLHGFWVLLAAGLLVPVLDLIPLAALAALVMAVGVQMVSATHLRTVTRHREFLVYATTIVAVVLGGVLEGVAIGIAMAVALALHRLARTRITIERLDSGVHRVWARGQLTFLAVPRLSRVLNQIPGNGHAVIELDGSFMDHAAYETLQDWRDSHLAHGGSLEVTGRPGTRISGSDQSDQPDQPTRAEWVRLAERAHRGAQRGDHQCCRPWTPWQNHCDHRATDSRTAPEADASTAALSLPLAATAPVAARGRGAGQLANGISAFQRDTAPHVREELARLAREGQRPSQLFLTCADSRLVTSMITASGPGDLFTVRNVGNLVPLPGAESTDDSVAAAIEYAVDVLQVDSITVCGHSGCGAMQALLSSAPGVPMTPLRRWLRHGLPSLERMASRHHAWARISGRLPADAVEQLCLTNVVQQLEHLRAHESVARRLAEGTLELHGMYFHVGEAQAYLLSEGEDFFDCRVFDTVGTGALRG
- a CDS encoding oxidoreductase, encoding MSSASASAASSASSASSASGSSSASASSGAAADPLAPLAGLPGVAESVDSVRKAVDRVYGHRVMRRRAGAITSEAALRGARGSAALSGADWALEEVRRRSDFGSEPEARTVGAALRLTAEAGQLLSIWRQSPLRVLARLHLVASGSTADGDMVGRPRLAGEPVDEPLIDLPLPDAQEVAGRLDGLSRLIIAGGSAPALITAAVVHGELLALRPFGSYNGLVARTAERIVLINSGLDPKAICPAEVGHAEQGREAYAEAFKGYVSGTAEGMSAWIAHCGRAIELGVRESTAVCEALQRGAA
- a CDS encoding ATP-binding protein; this translates as MKIAFVGKGGSGKTTLSSLFIRHLASNEARVVAVDADINQHLGTALGLSEDDAASLPALGAHLPLIKDYLRGSNPRIASADTMIKTTPPGTGSRLLRVDEDNPVYDACARTLTLDGEPVRLMATGPFTESDLGVACYHSKVGAVELCLNHLADGPDEYVVVDMTAGSDSFASGMFTRFDVTFLVAEPTRKGVSVYRQYKEYARDFGITLKVVGNKVQGPEDIEFLQDEAGEDLLVTVGQSDWVRAMEKGRPAAFELLEATNRLALQALQDAADDSYAHRDWERYTEQMVHFHLRNAESWGNAKTGVDLADQVDPGFVLRELLTPRSDSLLPAPQPA